ACTGATGGCCGGTGTCGGCCACGCTCTAAGGGCCTCAAGTTCCGATTCAGACAGTGGTTCCATGTTCAATCCTTTCTGCTAAATATTGCTTAATCTCATATTCCCTCAAACGGAGTAAAATTATGAATCGCTATAAATGAGGTTCTTTCAGACCTGATCCCCGGCCCTTCCTTACCGGGGCGGTCACTGACCCGGCGTCCGTTTTATTGATGAACGGCAGCCTTTGCGGTCAGGTCAACGGGGCCGGCTGGGCCAACTCGGTCAGCCGGACGGGAAGGCTGTAGCGGTCTATATTCTCCTGGATTTTTTCCACGGTTTTGGCTGCAAGCGGGATTCCGGTCTTGAGTCTTTCCACCTCCATTCGTGCTTCCAGTTCGCCGGGGTAGAGCACATCTTTGCCTTCAAGGACCGGAGTCTCCTTTAAATACTTGATCATCCCCTCCAGCTCTGTCTTGAATAGAGGCAGGTCCCGGAACCGCTCCACGTCGAGGACAATCATCAAGGTACAGTTGTTAAAGACAGGAGAGTCGTTACAGCCAATATAACCGCCTCCGGTGAGCAGTCCGGCCAGGACCTCAACCATAAAGTTGAGTAAATATCCCTTGTATCCCTGCTTCCCGCCCAAAGGCAGAATGGCTCCACCCGCGTAAAAATCGCTGGGGTTTGTGGTGGGCCGTCCATCCTTGTCTATTAAAGTCTGTTCCGGTGCGGTTTGGCCTGTACCCAGCATGACCTGCAGCTTCCCCTCGGCATAGACACTGGTAGCCATGTCTAATACGATTGGATATTCTCGATCGCTGGGTATGGCCATGGCCATGGGGTTGGTGGCCATGCGGCGCGAGCTGCCTTCAAAGGGGGCGACCAAATAAATAGCCCCGCCGCAGGATGTGTATACCATCCCGATGCAGCCGGCCCCGGCGGCCGAGACAGCGTAATCGGCCAGCCGCCCGACGTGAAACAGATTAGTCACTCCGACCGCCGCAACGCCATTGGCCCGGCCTCTTTCTATGGCCGTGTTCATGGCCTTCTCAGCGGCTACCTGGCCATACGCCCTATTTCCGTTGATTACGGCGGTGGAGCCATGGTCCAGTAAGAAGTCAGGCACGGCGCCCGGTTTGATCAAATCTCTGCGGACCATTTGCATGTAGAGCGGTATGCGGATGACCCCATGGGAAGGATGGCCCGTGAGATCTGACTTGATTAGCCGGCTGGATACCAGATCGGCCTCTTCCTGCGGTGAGCCGCTGGCCTGGCAAAGATCATGGATCACCCGGCGTAATTGCCTCGAAGGAAAATAATATGTATCGCTCATTATTAATTCTTTCCAATGGCCTGTATTGGGTGTTTGTAAATTCTATACCTCACTACTGTCCGGTTAAGGTTTGAGTAATTTCATGAAATTACCTA
This genomic interval from Deltaproteobacteria bacterium contains the following:
- a CDS encoding Ldh family oxidoreductase — translated: MSDTYYFPSRQLRRVIHDLCQASGSPQEEADLVSSRLIKSDLTGHPSHGVIRIPLYMQMVRRDLIKPGAVPDFLLDHGSTAVINGNRAYGQVAAEKAMNTAIERGRANGVAAVGVTNLFHVGRLADYAVSAAGAGCIGMVYTSCGGAIYLVAPFEGSSRRMATNPMAMAIPSDREYPIVLDMATSVYAEGKLQVMLGTGQTAPEQTLIDKDGRPTTNPSDFYAGGAILPLGGKQGYKGYLLNFMVEVLAGLLTGGGYIGCNDSPVFNNCTLMIVLDVERFRDLPLFKTELEGMIKYLKETPVLEGKDVLYPGELEARMEVERLKTGIPLAAKTVEKIQENIDRYSLPVRLTELAQPAPLT